One window of the Populus nigra chromosome 4, ddPopNigr1.1, whole genome shotgun sequence genome contains the following:
- the LOC133690715 gene encoding MADS-box protein SOC1-like, with amino-acid sequence MVRGKTQMRRIENATSRQVTFSKRRNGLLKKAFELSVLCDAEVAVIVFSPRGKLYEFGSSSVQETIERYQRHVKESNTNKQTSEQNMEQLKGEAASMIKKIEILEVSKRKLLGECLGSCTIEELQQIEQQLERSVSTIRARKNQVFREQIEQLKQKEKQLTAENARLSNKSGVQPWRVLSREQRENLPCEEQRESSSISDVETELFIGLPETRTRRLPLRN; translated from the exons ATGGTGAGAGGAAAGACTCAAATGAGGCGCATAGAGAACGCTACAAGCAGGCAAGTCACCTTCTCTAAGCGGAGAAATGGACTGCTGAAGAAGGCTTTTGAACTATCAGTTCTTTGTGATGCTGAGGTCGCCGTTATCGTCTTCTCTCCTAGAGGGAAGCTCTATGAATTTGGAAGCTCAAG CGTGCAGGAGACAATTGAACGTTATCAGAGGCATGTGAAAGAAAGCAACACAAACAAGCAGACAAGCGAACAGAACATGGAG CAACTGAAGGGCGAAGCAGCTAGCATGATTAAGAAGATAGAGATTCTTGAAGTTTCAAAACG AAAGCTACTGGGAGAATGTTTGGGATCGTGCACTATTGAAGAACTGCAACAAATCGAACAACAGTTAGAGAGGAGTGTAAGCACCATCCGAGCTAGAAAG AATCAGGTTTTCAGAGAACAGATTGAGCAACTAAAACAAAAG GAGAAGCAACTGACAGCTGAAAATGCAAGGCTGTCTAACAAG tCTGGCGTCCAGCCATGGCGAGTACTCTCAAGGGAACAGAGAGAGAATTTACCCTGTGAAGAACAGAGAGAGAGCAGTTCAATTTCGGATGTGGAGACCGAATTGTTCATTGGACTACCAGAAACAAGAACAAGGCGCCTCCCTCTAAGAAACTAG